DNA sequence from the Myxosarcina sp. GI1 genome:
GGCGATTCCTAAAGTAAAGGCAAAAATAGGATATAAAGCCATCCGATAGCCTAAATATCCCATTAAGATCGCCGTTATCGCAAAAAATACGCCAATTGCTTCGGGTGCATAGCGGTTGAAAAAAATCGCACTGGAGTTGATGCCAACCAGCAAATCGTCTTCGCGGTCTGACAAAGCATATACCGTATCAAAACCTAACGTCCAAGCTACTGTAGCTCCCCACAAGAGCCAGGTAGAAGGTTCGAGATTACCCGTTACTGCCGTCCAGCTAATTAGCACGCCAAAACCCCAGGCTACCGAAAGCACTAGCTGAGGAATGGGAAAAACTCGTTTTGCTAGAGGGTACAAGATAATTACTGGAACCGCAGCTACGCAGAGATAAAAACTGAGAGGGTTGAGATAAACAGCCAAMCCTGCCGCACAAGCTAGCGCGATCGCTAAAATTACAATTCCTACCTTAACCGAAAGAGCCCGAGAAGCCAAAGGACGAGTTTTAGTCCTGGCTACTTGCGGATCGATATCTCGATCCCAAAGATCGTTGACTACACAACCTGCTGCACTGGTTGCCAAAGTTCCTAGCACAATTACCAAAACTAAGGGTAGAGGTGGAGTGCCATTAGCGGCGAGAAAAACTGCCCACAACGCAGGAATCATCAAAATTAACCTGCCAGCAGGTTTGTCCCAACGCAATAGTCTGATAATTCGCTGCCAGGTAGGTTCTGTAGTTGCGCGATATTCAGTCATATTTAGTTTGCAAGTTTAATAAATTGACATACATTTAAAAAGTTAGCGTTTTACGATCGCATCGGTAAATTACATGAGACCATAAAATTAGATTAATCATTCCTACCCGTCTAAATTGACTTTTTCCCTATCTTTTGCGCTCGATTTTATGCTGGAAATAGCTAATTACACTACTTTTAATAATACTAATAACAACCTAGAAAAGCAGATTCTCGCTGCCATCGACATCGGTACCAATTCGATTCACATGGTAGTGGTAGAAATCGAACCTTCTTTACCTGCTTTTACCATTATTGCCAAAGAAAAAGATATGGTCAGGTTGGGCGATCGCGATTCTAGAACGGGAAACCTGACTACCGATGCGATCGAACGTGCTTTAGCAACTCTCAGACGTTGTAAAGATCTTGCCGATAGTTTTCAGGCTAGCGAAATTGTTGCCGTAGCTACCAGTGCGACGAGAGAAGCCCCCAATGGACGAGACTTTTTGCAGCTTGTCGAATCAGAAATTGGCATTGTCGTTAATTTAATTTCTGGGCAAGAAGAAGCCAGGCGCATTTATCTTGGGGTGCTTTCAGGAATGGACTTGGAAGAGCGTCCCTACATTATTATCGATATTGGTGGCGGCTCTACTGAAGTAATTTTGGCAGATATTCAAGAACCTCGCGTCTTAAGCAGTACCAAAGTGGGCGCGGTTAGGTTGACGCAGAAATTTGTTACTAGCGATCCGATAAACGATGAAGAATTGAACTATCTACGGGCATACATTCGAGGTATGCTCGAACGTTCTGTAGAAGAAATCTGGTCAAAACTACAGCTTAATGAAATTCCCCAGGCGATAGGTACTTCTGGAACAATTGAGACTCTAGCCACTGTTCGCGCTAATGAAGAACTAGGTTACGTTCCCGATCCGCTTAATGGCTACGAATTAAGTCGCAAAGCGATAGAAAAAGTAGTCAAAAAACTAACAAAAATGACCTGTAAAGAAAGATTAGAAGTAGCGGGAATAACCGAAAAACGTGCCGAAATCATCGTTCCAGGGGCAATCATTTTGTTGGAGGTAATGAATATGCTGAAGCTCGATTCGATTGTAGTCTGCGAACGGGCATTACGAGAAGGTATTATCGTCAATTGGATGTTGACTCGCGGTTTGATTAACAGTCGGCTACGCTATCAGGATGAAGTAAAAAAGAGAAATGTTTTAAAAATTGCTCATAAATATCAGGTCGATTTAACTTACGCTCAAAAAGTTGCCGAGTTCGCCCTGAGCATCTTCGACCAAACTAAAGGAGAACTGCATGATTGGGGAAATGACGAACGAGAACTACTGTGGAGTGCTGCTATTTTGCATAACTGTGGTATTTATATCAGTCACTCGTCACATCACAAACATTCTTATTACTTAATTCGTAATGCCGAACTGTTGGGTTTTACCGAACTCGATCTAGAGTTGATTGCCAATATTGCTCGCTATCATCGTCGTAGTAAACCCAAGAAAAAACACGAACCCTATCAGAAACTAAGCGATCGCGAACGTTTGATGGTCAGACAACTCAGCGCGATTTTACGCATTGCTACGGCTTTAGACCGTCGCCAAAAAAGCGCGATCGCCAGTGTCAACTGTCATTACCAAGCCGATAGTCAGACTCTGCACCTAGAGTTATTTCCTACAGAAATTGGCGACGACTGCGCTTTTGAGTTGTGGAGTTTAGATTACAAAAAAGATGTTTTTGAAGAAGAGTACGGTTTAGAGCTAGTAGTAACAATTGCCAATCGCAATAAAAGATGATTTTTAAAAGAAATTGTAATCGATAGAAAAATAAATTCCATCCTCTTGTAAGGAATTGCTGTCGGTATCGATATCTACCAAAGGTATACCCCAGTCTAGGCGAGCATTGAAGTTTTCTCCCGCTCTGAATACCAAACCGATGCCTACAGCACTGATAAAGTCATCATCGATCGCCATGTCGTCGCTGCTCCATGCCGTACCGAGATCGAAAAAAGGAGCTAGCTGTATTACTCCATTTGTTCTACCCAACCGCAATACAGGAATTCTCAGTTCGGCACTGGCAAATAGGCCATTGTCCCCCAAAATCAAATCTTGGCGATAACCTCTAACGCTGTTAAAGCCACCAAGCCGAAACTGCTCTAGAGGTACCAACCCCGTAGTTGCTAACTGTAAATCTCCTCTCAACAAAAACACAAAATCTCGTTCTAGCTGACGAACCCATTGGCTTTGACCCCGCCAAGCAAAAAAGATACTGTCAGGAGCGTCTGCATTACTAGTAGCGTCAAAAGCATCTATACCAATATTAAAGCTGGAACGAAAAGCTAAAACTTTTTTATCGTCGCGCTCGATAAATTCTTGAAACAGGCGAATCGTGCTGATTCTAGTTTCACCATTCTCATCTGCACCGCGAGATAGAGCAAAAGGAGTATTTAGAAGCAAGGTTTCGCTTTCTTGACGAGTAAAGCTAATTCCCAAAGCCAATTCTCGATTGGGGCGATTGATTATTGGCTGACGCAAACTAAGCTCGTAATATCGCGACTCCGATTCGATATCGAGTGCATTAAACGGATCCTCTATTACTTCATTAAAATTAAACCCGTAAGCTAGTCCTACCGTGCCATCTAGAGCATTAAAGGGAAAACTATAGGCAAAATCAAAGCTATCGCTACCTTCGGTATTAGCATAACCAAAACTAAACTCGTCACCAAAACCAAGTAAGTTGCGATGATTTAAACCGACTGCTCGCCGATTAGTGCCAACGCTTGGCGACCTCCCGTTATCAAAACTAGTAGTAACATTAAAATTATCTGCTTCTTCAATTTTTACATCCAGCAAGCTCGTTCCCTGACGAACTCCTGCTGAAAGTTCTGCCGAGACGCTAGCAATTAAAGGATCGAGTCGCAATAGCTGCAAAGCTTCGAGCAAAGACTCGACATTAACGGGTTTATCCGCTGCGGTTTCCAGGCGCGATCGCACGTAATCGGGATCTAAACGTTCTGTTC
Encoded proteins:
- a CDS encoding 4-hydroxybenzoate solanesyltransferase, which produces MTEYRATTEPTWQRIIRLLRWDKPAGRLILMIPALWAVFLAANGTPPLPLVLVIVLGTLATSAAGCVVNDLWDRDIDPQVARTKTRPLASRALSVKVGIVILAIALACAAGLAVYLNPLSFYLCVAAVPVIILYPLAKRVFPIPQLVLSVAWGFGVLISWTAVTGNLEPSTWLLWGATVAWTLGFDTVYALSDREDDLLVGINSSAIFFNRYAPEAIGVFFAITAILMGYLGYRMALYPIFAFTLGIASVGWLWQYLRLRDPNLPRSAYGKIFGQNVWLGFILLVGMIGGSLL
- a CDS encoding Ppx/GppA phosphatase family protein; this translates as MLEIANYTTFNNTNNNLEKQILAAIDIGTNSIHMVVVEIEPSLPAFTIIAKEKDMVRLGDRDSRTGNLTTDAIERALATLRRCKDLADSFQASEIVAVATSATREAPNGRDFLQLVESEIGIVVNLISGQEEARRIYLGVLSGMDLEERPYIIIDIGGGSTEVILADIQEPRVLSSTKVGAVRLTQKFVTSDPINDEELNYLRAYIRGMLERSVEEIWSKLQLNEIPQAIGTSGTIETLATVRANEELGYVPDPLNGYELSRKAIEKVVKKLTKMTCKERLEVAGITEKRAEIIVPGAIILLEVMNMLKLDSIVVCERALREGIIVNWMLTRGLINSRLRYQDEVKKRNVLKIAHKYQVDLTYAQKVAEFALSIFDQTKGELHDWGNDERELLWSAAILHNCGIYISHSSHHKHSYYLIRNAELLGFTELDLELIANIARYHRRSKPKKKHEPYQKLSDRERLMVRQLSAILRIATALDRRQKSAIASVNCHYQADSQTLHLELFPTEIGDDCAFELWSLDYKKDVFEEEYGLELVVTIANRNKR
- a CDS encoding ShlB/FhaC/HecB family hemolysin secretion/activation protein, whose protein sequence is MWQSDAMVHLGLKHWKLFGYGNLAAILSFALSLPTILVVQPANAETINTLTAEREQLSNNSVRSADSNILNITAPKTKPNDNSVAAASDDNIPESIVVKSFDIVGSTVFSQEELASAVASYQNRSLTLSELYQARSEITKLYTEEGYVNSGAYIPPQELDDGKVTIAVLEGELEAIEVRGTERLDPDYVRSRLETAADKPVNVESLLEALQLLRLDPLIASVSAELSAGVRQGTSLLDVKIEEADNFNVTTSFDNGRSPSVGTNRRAVGLNHRNLLGFGDEFSFGYANTEGSDSFDFAYSFPFNALDGTVGLAYGFNFNEVIEDPFNALDIESESRYYELSLRQPIINRPNRELALGISFTRQESETLLLNTPFALSRGADENGETRISTIRLFQEFIERDDKKVLAFRSSFNIGIDAFDATSNADAPDSIFFAWRGQSQWVRQLERDFVFLLRGDLQLATTGLVPLEQFRLGGFNSVRGYRQDLILGDNGLFASAELRIPVLRLGRTNGVIQLAPFFDLGTAWSSDDMAIDDDFISAVGIGLVFRAGENFNARLDWGIPLVDIDTDSNSLQEDGIYFSIDYNFF